The region AGGTGCTTCCTCTGCCTCGGTAGGTGATTCTGTCGGCTTCTCGATCGCATCTGGTGGCAGTGGCAAAGGCTCAAAAGCCTCTACAGTATACGGTTCGCTCTCAAGTTGGAAGCTGGGAGTACCGTCGTCAAATATGCTACCTAGAGTGTTGGCGGTGATAAAGTAGTACACCCTGCCCTTGTCTTCAAAATCTCGACCTTGGGCACCGAATTCCTCAGCTTTAGCATCTAAATACCGCTTGGCTGCCGTCCCAGAGATCTGGGCCTTCATTGACAAGTCCAGTACGGTAAGGCATCCTCGGTTTTCCTTGATGAGCTGATGAAAGATGGGGTTAAGTTGCTGGCTCCATTTTTGCCATTGATAGCGCTGCCAAATACTGAAACTACCGCCCAAACTAACCAGCGCTAGCAGCACTGGCCAAGCTTTGAACAGGATGACGATCGCAAGCGCTATGGGGATAATGAGAATGAGAGCGCCAGAGGCGCTGTTATCTATTGCTTTTCCAGCCATGTCTCTTGTTGCAAATTTACCTTTAATGTCGCAAGAAGGCTCACACTCAACCAATCTTAATCTTTGCAAAGATCGCGATCGATAATTTGCCTAAATTAAAATTGCCCATTGCCCACGTTTTTTGGGGTTAGTTTGGGCATCGGGCATTGGACGAGGACAATTCCTTATCCACCAATCATTTGCAAAAGTAATCACATTTATTTTATAGTATCAATTATCCTTATATATAGTTTGGTTGCATCGGTAGTACATGAGCGATATCCTTAAATTGTTTGTTGGTATCGGTGGTTAAATTTTTACCGCAGATGAAGAGGGATGAACGCAGATAAACGCAGATATGAGATTGAATACACTTATTCTAGTTGCTCAAATAAAGCAGCCAGAATAGTATTAGAAAACAAGAATCCTTCTGGATCGGTTAATCTTAACCGCCCAAACAACGGTAACTTTTTATCATCGCAAATATCAATAGCTTTCCCATCTATACCTACAATTTGCACCCAACCTTGACGATAGTAAGGCTGCAAACAATTCCAAATCTGCTCTAAGCTTTTTTCCCCAAACTGCCGATCTAAAGCTGACAAGTTTAACCCTGACGCCAAGCGTAAGCCCAGCATTAAAGTTTCTAACAGAATATCATTTGCCGAGATTTGGGCGCAATCGATCGCACCTCCAGATGTCACCCATTCATAATATTCTCGCCTTGTACGCTTTCTTGTAAAGCGCTGTCCGCCAAAATAACTCGCAGCACCCATGCCAAAACCATAATAAGGACGATTTTCCCAGTAAACTCGATTGTGGCGGCACTGATGTCCGGGCTGGGCATAATTAGAAATTTCATAATGTTGATAACCGTCATTCGTCAGCACTTGTTGCGCTAGCTTGTACATCTTGACTGTGGTATCATCAGTGGGCAAAGGCTGAGAACCGGGTTTATACTGACGTGCAAAGGCCGTAACAGGCTCAACAATAAGGTCATAAACAGAGATGTGCTCCGGGGAAATAGCAATTGCTGTCTCTAGGGAATTTTGCCAATGTTCTAGAGTTTGATGCGGCAGTCCAGAAATCAAATCTAAACTGAAGTCTGGAACATCGATTTGACGGATTAACTCAACTGCTGCAAAAATATCGGCAACGGTGTGCGATCGGCCCGCATATTTTAACAGTTCATCCTGAAAAGCTTGTACCCCCAAACTGATCCGATTTACTCCCGCATCCCGATATCCCTTTAAATGTGTCAAATCAAACGTGCCTGGGTCCATTTCCATTGAAATTTCGGCACCAGCAACAATACCAAACTGATGAGCAAGTAATTCCAGTATGTAACTTAGTTGTTTTACTGATAGCAGCGAAGGAGTACCACCACCAAAGAAAACTGTTTCCAGAGGTTTTCCCAATGCTGGTGTAATGTCAATTTCCCGACATAACATCTCAACATACTGTACGATCGTGCCAGAGCTATCACCACGAGCCTTATCTCCCACTACAGAAACCGGGAAATCGCAATAATAGCAGCGTCGCCGACAGAAAGGAATGTGAATGTAAGCGGAACTAGGAATGGGTTGCACTTTGGAGAATCGATCGAACTATTATACCATAACTTATAAAGGAATACAAATTTTGCAACAAAACGCAAAATAACGGCACAATCCTTAGAGAGTGTTTGAAAAGCCTGTGGTGAAGCCAAAGAAACCGGGTTTCTTGGGGGTTTAACCAAAAAGCTGGGTGAGCCTGGAATTAGAAACCCGGTTTCTCACTCCACAGACAATTTCTCAAAAATTCTCTTAAATACTTCATTAAAAGTTGTAAATCAAATCAATTGAATTCATGAAAATAACGCTCAACTGTTGAGTTCGTAAGGTTTTTACAGCAATAATCCCAAAGAGAGACGGCGAGAGAATCGAAGATATAATGGAACGGTACAAATATCAGCTGCTAACATTCATTTTAATCGTTTCTTAATCCCGCCTGGGAATGGAAACTCTCATCCTAATCAGCTTAAAACAATGCTTGACGCAATTATTATTCTTTCATTCATGGCAGCAGGGGCTGGGATCGGCTTCTACATCATTGACTTGATACCGAGCTGGGCGCTGACGCAGGTAACCAATCTGCAAGGTTTGCGCTTGGTTTTCGCCGGGTTTGGAGTCATAGGTGGAATAGCGGTGGGGCTCTTCGTCCAGACGGCTTATCGGCGTTTGGAACGGAAAGTCCGGGAAATGCCGGTGGATGTCCTCTTGACTCGTGCAGTTGGCTTGGTGCTGGGGCTACTCGTTGCCAACTTAATGCTCGCGCCAATTTTCTTACTGCCGATTCCGACGGATTTTGCCTTTATTAAGCCACTGGTCGCCGTTTTGGGCAGTATCATGTTTGCCTTCTCTGGTATAAATCTTGCAGATACCCACGGGCGGGGTTTCTTGCGACTGATTAATCCTCACACGGTGGAAAGTCTCCTAGTAGCAGAAGGCACGCTTAAGCCTGCGGCTACCAAAGTCTTAGATACCAGTTGCATTATCGACGGTCGCATTGAAGAGTTGCTGGATACTGGTTTTGTGGAAGGCCAAATTCTCGTGCCGCAGTTTGTTTTGCGGGAATTGCAGCAAGTCGCCGATGCTTCCAACGATCAAAAGCGAGTTCGGGGGCGTCGAGGGCTGGATATCCTTAACCGCATGAAGAATACTTACCCAGAGAGGATTGTTATTCATTCTGCTGACTACGAAGATATTCCCACGGTGGATGCCAAGTTGGTGCGTTTGGCTCAAGAGATTAATGGCACTCTGCTGAGTAATGACTATAATCTCAGCAAGGTTGCCAGCTTGCAGAAAGTACCTGTGTTGAATATCAATGACTTAGCGCAGTCGATTCGTCCTTCTTATCTACCGGGTGACAACCTGGATCTGAAAATTATCAAGGAAGGCAAGGAACCCAGTCAAGGGATTGGCTATTTGGATGATGGCACTTTGGTTGTGGTTGAAGAGGGCAGCAGATATGTGGGCAGCGAACTGCGGGTGGTTGTAACATCTGCGTTACAAACTTCTGCTGGGAGGATGATTTTTGCCCGCCCCCAAGCAGCGGAAGGTTTGAAGGTTTGAAAAGTCAAAAGAAAAAAATTCTTTCTTTTGACTTTTGACTTTTGACTTTTGCCTTGAATTCAAGAGTCGCTCTGTAATATGGTTTTGGAGACAATGCGGGTTTTCTTGCGATCGCCTTCCGAAAGTTCTTCTCCTGATTGCAGCCGGGTGGCATTGACTTGCAGCACTGTTGCGGCACTTTTGTCTCCCATTTGCAGAGCGGTTTTGGCGGCAGTTTGCAGCATCGTAGCAGCACCAGCGCGATCGCCTTGTTGCAATTTTGTCTCCGCAATTTGAGTTTGCCGATATTTTGCCAAAGCCAAAATCGACTTTTGCACCTTTGGGTCGATACTCGGTTGGTAAGTCCGCACGCAGTTTGCCTCCACTGATGCAATTTCAGAGAGTAAACCTTCCTTACCCTGGCCTGGATCGTCATAGCGAACTTGCAAGCGGGCTACAGTCTGCCGCCCTTCCGGCATTTGACCGATATACAAGTTTGCCAGGATAACTCGCTCTTGTTCGGTCATCAAATCTCCCAATCGGACTAGAAATCGCGACCCTTCTTGTTGTACCGGCAATTCGATCGTATCGGGAGCAACTTGAGCGATGGGTTTGAGTTCTGCCAGCCGCACCTTTGGCATCAGATCGAACAGCAAGTAAGCATTAGTCAATCCCACAGATTGGATGCGCTTGAACAGGCGAGCAAATTCTTCCACTACGCGATCGGGCTGTTCGATATAAGATAAGGAGCCACCACCAGCATCGGCAATTTGTTCTAGAATATCTTGATTCCAGTGAGTGCCGAATCCCAAAGCGTTCAGGGTCAGTTTGTAGCCAGCAGCCAGTTCCGCCAATTTGAGGCATTTATCATTGCTGCCATGTTCGTTTTCACCGTCGGTCAACAGAAATGCTTGGGAAATCGCGTCTTTTTTGCCCTTAGCCATTTCTTCAATTCCCAGGCGCAGTCCCTCATCAATTGCGGTACCGCCGTCAGCCTTCAGTTGGGCGATCTGCCGTTTGATGGCAGCTCCATCTTCAATAACTTGATTGGGGATTAAAACTTTGGCGCGGTGATCGAAGACTACCACCGAAAGGCGATCGCCTTCTTTAAGCCGTTCTACCAAGCGTCCGGCTGCTTGTTTGACCGTTTCCAGGGGGCGTCCGCTCATCGAACCGCTGCGATCGAGAATCAGACACAAGTTTAGGGGTACATTCTCTACTATTTCACCCGGCGTAGCAGAAACGGAAATCTCCAGCTGACGCTGACTCGTCGATTGACCCGCATCCAGGTTGGCATCGTTCAATATAGGCTGCAAACTAACTTTCATAATTCCAAGCTCCCATATAAGTAGTAATATTATTTATCTCACGGCCAAAGGCTGACGTTACGTACCTACAACCAGGATATCCGATTCAGGGCGATCGCATTTAAGCAAGGGCTTAACAAAATGCCCTAACGCAAAGAAACCCGGTTTCTATGCAAAATCGTGGGTTTTATAGCTAAAGATATCCGAAGAAAGCGGGTTTCTAGTCCTTTGGTGCTTAAGTCCTGTATAATGGAGCAAATTAGCTTCAGTCAGCTTACCAAGGAGAAACTTGGATGACCAGCACACCCATTGCACAAGCCTCCTGTGATGTTTTTGGTTACACAGCAGCATTTGACGAAGCACTCCAAAAAATTGGGCAGATTTCACCCCAAGAATTTGCCAAACGATATACCAGCCAAGCTAAATATCTGCCTCAAATCAGCTTCGACCCGACAACAGCCAAGTTCTGGAACGATTTCCACAAAAACAAACTCTTTCAACTCAATACAGACGAACTAGCAATTTTCAAGCAAAATGGCTTTGTGGTCAGCGAAAGATTGGGAGGAGAGAATTTTGCTGACATATTCTATCGCATTTACAGCAACGACTTGCCAGTTTTCGTTTCCGCCGATGCCCTGCTTCATGCTTGGCATCGGTCATACGATGCCATTCTCGAAGAACTGGAAGAAACTTATCTATCCAAGTCACTTGATGAGATTCTCGAAGGGATGCAACAGGGAATTCGCGAAGCTTGGAAAAAGTGTGGTAATGGCGTGTTGGCTGAGGCTGTGAAATGTGCTGACTACTTCCTGGCAGTAGCGCGTTCTTTGCTGGCAGAGCGAACGGTTAAGACTCACTTAGGTCAGGATACTGGAGTAGATCGAACCCTCAAAGAGATCCAAGGTCAGCAACTTCAAGAGTTTAACCTATTTGGGCGAGATCGTACAGTAGATTTCTCTCAATTTAAAGTGCGCGGACATTATGAAAACTCCGAATTACTGAAGCGATATTTCCGTGCAATGATGTGGTGCGGCACGATAGATCTCCGCATTGCTGGCACATTACAAGAATCCTCAGTCAGAGAACTCGGCGCGGCTGTAGTTCTCTACGATCTCCTCAAAAAAAGTGGTAAATTTGAGCAATGGCAGCAGTTCGATCGGTTACTCCAAACTTTTGTAGGTCGAACCGATTCCATGACCTTTGCCCAGCTGGGCGATATTTTAAATAAGGCGAAGATAAAATCCCCCGCAGATATCAAAGATTGGGGAGTACTATTGCAACTAGAAGCTGACATTATATCAGGTAAAATCGGCATTCAAAACATCGGCAGTCACTATTACGAATCACCCTTTGGAGCGGAAAAGATTCAACTACCGCGATCGTTTACCATCCTGGGTCAAAAGTTTGTTTTAGACAGTTGGGTTACATCCAGAATAGTGTATGACGATATCGAGTGGAATGGTGAGAAAGTTGATCGTCGCATCCCTAGCTGTTTAGATGTTGCTTTTGCCGCGTTGGGGAACAACCAAGTTGTGTCAGAACTCGTGGCACGCATGACCGATCCTAAAGGCCGAAAATTCAGAGATGGACTCAACTATCAGCACAACTTAGCAGCAGCAAAATATGTAATTGACGAGCAGAATCCAGCAGTTTGGGAAGAAAACATTTACATGAACTGGCTGGCTACTTTGCGGGAACTCTCGACACCGACTAAAGACCGCAAATATCCCGAAGCGATGAGTACCTCTGCCTGGTCAATGAAAACTCTCAACACGCAGCTAGCTTCGTGGACACAACTGCGTCACGACACGATTCTTCATGTTAAACAATCATACACGGATATGCTTGTTTGCTATTACCCAGCAGGTTTTGTAGAACCACGACCTGCATTTTGGGAACGATTTGAGAAAATGGCTCAGCTTGCAGCCGATTTGATTGAAAAAACTCCCTTTCCAAAAAGTTCAGGCAAGAAAAATAACCAATACGAGGTTCGACTCCAAGACATCCAGAAAAGACAAACTTCATTCTTGAAAAACTTCGCCAACAAGTTAGCTATCCTCAAAGGAATTGCTGTGAAAGAACTTGCACAGAAGGAATTCACTGAATCAGAAACCTTATTTCTGAAAAAGATTGTCGAGCGAACAGATAAAACAGGTAATGTTTACTTCCGGCAATCAATATACACCGGCTGGTATTTTGGTCTTTTCTATAAAGGGCATAAGGATTCTGAAAAACAGGATGCAATTGTCGCAGATGTACATACCAACCTACCCTCATCGGGAGATCCAGGTTGTGTGCTGCATCAGGGTGTGGGTAATGTCGATTTGTTGATGATTGCGGTGGACAACGGTAAGGATAAGGTGGTCTATGCTGGCCCAGTTCTTTCCCATTACGAATTTGAGATGCCAGGAGTTTCACGTAAATCGGATTCTGAGTGGCAGAGTGAACTTAAGCTTGGTGAGGTTCCACCCCGACCCGATTGGACAAAGAACTATCTCGTACCTGTCACACCTAAAGACATCCTCCAAGAACTTCTTAAGCTAGTCAATGGGACAAGTCTTGACTTAAGCGGTAGGAATCTAATGACGATTCCCAAAGAAATTGGTCAGATCGCTCACCTCACACATCTAAACTTCAGCGGCAATCAATTAACAGCGCTGCCAAAAGAAATCGGAAATCTCACTAATCTGACCTGGTTAGACCTTAGCGAAGCTCAACTACAAACATTGCCACCGGACATCAGTCTGCTTACCAATTTAACAGAGCTAATTATCAGTGCAAACAAACTAACAGCACTACCAAAAGAAATCGGAAATCTCACTAATCTAACCAAGTTAGACCTTGCCAAGAATCAACTAGAAACATTGCTACCGGAAATCGGTCTGCTTACCAATTTAACAGTGCTAATCCTCAGTGCCAATCAACTAACAGCGCTGCCAAAAGAAATCGGAAATCTCACTAATCTGACCTGGTTAGACCTTAGCCGCAATCGACTAGAAACACTGCCACCGGAAATCGGTTTCCTTACCAATTTAACAGAGCTAAACTTCAGTGCAAATCAACTAACAGCGCTGCCCAAAGAAATCGGTCATCTCACTAATCTGACCAAGTTAAACCTTGCCAACAATCAACTAGAAACACTGCCACCGGAAATCGGTCTGCTTACCAATTTAACAGCGCTAATCCTCGATAGCAATCAACTAACAGTGCTGCCACCGGAAATCGGTCTGCTTACCAATTTAACAGCGCTAATCCTCAGTGCCAATCAACTAACAGCGCTGCCGAAAGAAATTGGGAATATCACTAATTTGACCGAGTTAGACCTTAGCAAAAATCAACTAAAAACACTGCCACCGAAAATCGGTCTGCTTACCAATTTAACAGAGCTAAAACTTAGATATAATCAACTAACAGCGCTACCAAAAGAAATCGGCAATTTCACTAATCTGACAGAATTAAACCTTAGCTTCAATCGACTAGAAGCACTGCCACCAGAAATCGGTCTACTTACCAATTTAACAGTGCTAATCCTCTGCGGTAATAAGCTAACAACGCTGCCAAAAGAAATCGGAAATTTCACTAATCTGACCAAATTAAACCTTGCCAACAATCAACTAGAAACACTGCCACCGGAAATCGGTCTGCTTACCAATTTAACAGAGCTAAACCTCAGTGCCAATCAACTAACAGCGCTGCCCAAAGAAATCGGTCATCTCACTAATCTGACCAAGTTAGACCTTAGCTACAATCAACTAGAAACACTGCCAACAGAAATCGGTCTGCTTACGAATTTAACAGAGCTAAACTTCAGATATAATCGACTAACAGCGGTGCCAAAAGAAATCGAAAATCTCACAAAACTCACCAAGTTCGAGTACAAAAATAATCCCCTGGCAGAACTGCCAAAAAAAATGGATTGGCTGACAAAATTAAGAAAGTGATTGTTAGCCGAGCGGGGATGAAAACTGCGACTTTGACGACGAAGAAATCGATGACTAATATTAGGTCTTACGCAAAGAAACCCGGTTTCTCTAAGAAACCGGGTTTCTGGACTAACGCTCTAAACCTCTACTAACCTATTACCTCTCTATCCAACCAAGTAACCAAATCGGCAACATTGGAAAAATCCAATAACGCCTCACCCAATTCTTCCAATTTATCAACAGATAAACTGCGAATT is a window of Argonema galeatum A003/A1 DNA encoding:
- the hemW gene encoding radical SAM family heme chaperone HemW, whose translation is MQPIPSSAYIHIPFCRRRCYYCDFPVSVVGDKARGDSSGTIVQYVEMLCREIDITPALGKPLETVFFGGGTPSLLSVKQLSYILELLAHQFGIVAGAEISMEMDPGTFDLTHLKGYRDAGVNRISLGVQAFQDELLKYAGRSHTVADIFAAVELIRQIDVPDFSLDLISGLPHQTLEHWQNSLETAIAISPEHISVYDLIVEPVTAFARQYKPGSQPLPTDDTTVKMYKLAQQVLTNDGYQHYEISNYAQPGHQCRHNRVYWENRPYYGFGMGAASYFGGQRFTRKRTRREYYEWVTSGGAIDCAQISANDILLETLMLGLRLASGLNLSALDRQFGEKSLEQIWNCLQPYYRQGWVQIVGIDGKAIDICDDKKLPLFGRLRLTDPEGFLFSNTILAALFEQLE
- a CDS encoding DUF3160 domain-containing protein, producing the protein MTSTPIAQASCDVFGYTAAFDEALQKIGQISPQEFAKRYTSQAKYLPQISFDPTTAKFWNDFHKNKLFQLNTDELAIFKQNGFVVSERLGGENFADIFYRIYSNDLPVFVSADALLHAWHRSYDAILEELEETYLSKSLDEILEGMQQGIREAWKKCGNGVLAEAVKCADYFLAVARSLLAERTVKTHLGQDTGVDRTLKEIQGQQLQEFNLFGRDRTVDFSQFKVRGHYENSELLKRYFRAMMWCGTIDLRIAGTLQESSVRELGAAVVLYDLLKKSGKFEQWQQFDRLLQTFVGRTDSMTFAQLGDILNKAKIKSPADIKDWGVLLQLEADIISGKIGIQNIGSHYYESPFGAEKIQLPRSFTILGQKFVLDSWVTSRIVYDDIEWNGEKVDRRIPSCLDVAFAALGNNQVVSELVARMTDPKGRKFRDGLNYQHNLAAAKYVIDEQNPAVWEENIYMNWLATLRELSTPTKDRKYPEAMSTSAWSMKTLNTQLASWTQLRHDTILHVKQSYTDMLVCYYPAGFVEPRPAFWERFEKMAQLAADLIEKTPFPKSSGKKNNQYEVRLQDIQKRQTSFLKNFANKLAILKGIAVKELAQKEFTESETLFLKKIVERTDKTGNVYFRQSIYTGWYFGLFYKGHKDSEKQDAIVADVHTNLPSSGDPGCVLHQGVGNVDLLMIAVDNGKDKVVYAGPVLSHYEFEMPGVSRKSDSEWQSELKLGEVPPRPDWTKNYLVPVTPKDILQELLKLVNGTSLDLSGRNLMTIPKEIGQIAHLTHLNFSGNQLTALPKEIGNLTNLTWLDLSEAQLQTLPPDISLLTNLTELIISANKLTALPKEIGNLTNLTKLDLAKNQLETLLPEIGLLTNLTVLILSANQLTALPKEIGNLTNLTWLDLSRNRLETLPPEIGFLTNLTELNFSANQLTALPKEIGHLTNLTKLNLANNQLETLPPEIGLLTNLTALILDSNQLTVLPPEIGLLTNLTALILSANQLTALPKEIGNITNLTELDLSKNQLKTLPPKIGLLTNLTELKLRYNQLTALPKEIGNFTNLTELNLSFNRLEALPPEIGLLTNLTVLILCGNKLTTLPKEIGNFTNLTKLNLANNQLETLPPEIGLLTNLTELNLSANQLTALPKEIGHLTNLTKLDLSYNQLETLPTEIGLLTNLTELNFRYNRLTAVPKEIENLTKLTKFEYKNNPLAELPKKMDWLTKLRK
- a CDS encoding PIN/TRAM domain-containing protein, with the translated sequence MLDAIIILSFMAAGAGIGFYIIDLIPSWALTQVTNLQGLRLVFAGFGVIGGIAVGLFVQTAYRRLERKVREMPVDVLLTRAVGLVLGLLVANLMLAPIFLLPIPTDFAFIKPLVAVLGSIMFAFSGINLADTHGRGFLRLINPHTVESLLVAEGTLKPAATKVLDTSCIIDGRIEELLDTGFVEGQILVPQFVLRELQQVADASNDQKRVRGRRGLDILNRMKNTYPERIVIHSADYEDIPTVDAKLVRLAQEINGTLLSNDYNLSKVASLQKVPVLNINDLAQSIRPSYLPGDNLDLKIIKEGKEPSQGIGYLDDGTLVVVEEGSRYVGSELRVVVTSALQTSAGRMIFARPQAAEGLKV
- a CDS encoding vWA domain-containing protein, with amino-acid sequence MKVSLQPILNDANLDAGQSTSQRQLEISVSATPGEIVENVPLNLCLILDRSGSMSGRPLETVKQAAGRLVERLKEGDRLSVVVFDHRAKVLIPNQVIEDGAAIKRQIAQLKADGGTAIDEGLRLGIEEMAKGKKDAISQAFLLTDGENEHGSNDKCLKLAELAAGYKLTLNALGFGTHWNQDILEQIADAGGGSLSYIEQPDRVVEEFARLFKRIQSVGLTNAYLLFDLMPKVRLAELKPIAQVAPDTIELPVQQEGSRFLVRLGDLMTEQERVILANLYIGQMPEGRQTVARLQVRYDDPGQGKEGLLSEIASVEANCVRTYQPSIDPKVQKSILALAKYRQTQIAETKLQQGDRAGAATMLQTAAKTALQMGDKSAATVLQVNATRLQSGEELSEGDRKKTRIVSKTILQSDS